The Skermanella rosea sequence TAGAAGATCGGCCCCCCGTCCTCCAGCTTGACCGCCAGCGCCGTGAAGCACAGCAGCGGCAGCGCGAACAGCAGGAAACCGAGGCTGACCGTGATGTCGAACGTCCGCTTCACCGCCGTCTCGAAGCGGCCCATCGTGCTGCCGTTGGAGAACAGCAGCCAGTTCGGATAGGGGCGGTCGATCTCGAGCTGGCCGAACTCCCGCTCGAAGAAGGTCGCGGTGTCGAGGATGCGGATGCCCCTCAGGCGGAACTGGAGCAGCGTCTCGCGCGGGACACTCTGTTCCGGGTGCTCCAGCGCCACGACCACCTCGTCGGCGTTCAGCGTCTCGCACAGCGACAGCAGGTCGTTGGCCCGCACCACCCGGCTCTCGGTGACGCAGGTGGCACACGGCTCGACCGGCGCGAAGCCCAGCACGATGAAGTTGGCCGGCCGGAGCTCCCGCTCCGCCCGCTCGATCCGCTGCGCCTGTGGCCCGGTGCCCAGCACCAACACCCGGTTCTTCAGGGACTGGATGCTGGCGATGCGGGTCACCACCGCACGGTTGCCGAGCAATCCCACCGACGCCAGGGCCAACGCCGGAAACAGCGCGCTCATCCAGATCCTGCTGCCGGGGACCACGTAGAAGATCGTCATCAGGCACAGGAAAGAGAGGCCAAGCCCGATCAATATGCGTAGATAAAGCACCTTGATCGTCAGCAGGTATTTCCGCTCGTACAGTCCCATCATGAAAAGGCACGGTATCGTCATCGCCGTGAACACGATGGTCTGATGAAGATGTCCCTCTTGGTTGGTGAGAACTATGTCCAGTGTTGCATAGCTCAGGCTGAGACACAGGATCATGGCGCTCGCCAGAACACCCGCATCGGCAAGCGCCAGGAAAAGGAAAGAGGTTGGAACGAACATGTTGAAAACGCGGATCATACTGAATAGCCCCCTACCCGGTTTTCTGTCCGAAAGCGCCTTTTTG is a genomic window containing:
- a CDS encoding TIGR03013 family XrtA/PEP-CTERM system glycosyltransferase, encoding MIRVFNMFVPTSFLFLALADAGVLASAMILCLSLSYATLDIVLTNQEGHLHQTIVFTAMTIPCLFMMGLYERKYLLTIKVLYLRILIGLGLSFLCLMTIFYVVPGSRIWMSALFPALALASVGLLGNRAVVTRIASIQSLKNRVLVLGTGPQAQRIERAERELRPANFIVLGFAPVEPCATCVTESRVVRANDLLSLCETLNADEVVVALEHPEQSVPRETLLQFRLRGIRILDTATFFEREFGQLEIDRPYPNWLLFSNGSTMGRFETAVKRTFDITVSLGFLLFALPLLCFTALAVKLEDGGPIFYRQERVGLNGRKFSVIKFRSMRVDAEKDGVARWASVDDPRVTFIGGIIRKIRIDEIPQIFNVLSGEMSFVGPRPERPSIVNDLVKDMSCYPYRHIVKPGITGWAQVNYPYGASIADAREKLKFDLYYVKNCSLMLDLIILLQTVRVVIWPQGVR